In a single window of the Eleginops maclovinus isolate JMC-PN-2008 ecotype Puerto Natales chromosome 6, JC_Emac_rtc_rv5, whole genome shotgun sequence genome:
- the slc25a42 gene encoding mitochondrial coenzyme A transporter SLC25A42: MGSGVQEQRASLTQGDVLPLASPSPSEKSNEDLQQTRSVLNSLFSGALAGALAKTAVAPLDRTKIIFQVSSDRFSAKEAYRLIYRTYLKHGFFSLWRGNSATMVRVIPYAAIQFCAHEQYKRMLGGYYGFQGKVLPPIPRLLAGSMAGSTAAMLTYPLDMVRARMAVTPKEMYSNILHVFVRISREEGLKTLYRGFAPTMLGVIPYAGLSFFTYETLKKVHAERTGRPHPYSYERLAFGACAGLIGQSASYPLDVVRRRMQTAGVTGHTYGTILGTMKDIVVEEGVIRGLYKGLSMNWVKGPLSVGISFTTFDITQILLKKLHEMGYTGR; encoded by the exons ATGGGGAGTGGAGTCCAGGAGCAACGGGCATCACTCACACAGGGAGACGTGCTGCCGCTGGCTTCCCCTAGTCCGTCAGAAAAGAGCAATGAG GACCTGCAGCAGACGCGCTCTGTCCTCAACTCGCTCTTCTCTGGAGCCTTAGCGGGCGCTTTGGCCAAGACAGCTGTCGCCCCACTGGACAGAACCAAAATCATCTTCCAAG tgtCTTCAGATAGATTCTCTGCTAAG GAGGCCTACCGGTTGATCTACCGCACCTACCTGAAGCATGGCTTCTTCAGTCTGTGGAGGGGGAACTCCGCCACCATGGTGCGAGTCATCCCATACGCTGCCATCCAGTTCTGTGCACACGAGCAGTACAAGAGGATGCTGGGAGGCTACTACGGCTTTCAGGGGAA AGTTCTGCCTCCGATCCCAAGGTTACTGGCCGGGTCGATGGCTGGTTCCACGGCAGCCATGCTGACTTACCCTCTGGACATGGTGCGAGCCAGGATGGCTGTAACGCcgaaagaaat GTACAGTAACATCCTGCACGTGTTTGTTCGGATATCCCGAGAAGAGGGCCTGAAGACTTTGTACCGAGGCTTTGCTCCCACCATGCTGGGAGTTATTCCCTATGCTGGACTTAGCTTCTTTACCTATGAGACACTGAAGAAAGTACATGCAG AGCGCACTGGGCGCCCACATCCCTACTCGTATGAGCGCCTGGCGTTTGGAGCCTGTGCAGGACTTATTGGCCAGTCGGCCTCTTACCCTCTGGATGTGGTACGGAGGCGCATGCAGACTGCGGGCGTCACTGGCCACACGTACGGCACCATCCTGGGCACCATGAAGGACATTGTAGTCGAAGAAGGGGTCATCCGCGGACTCTACAAAGGTCTCAGTATGAACTGGGTCAAAGGGCCCCTCTCGGTGGGGATTAGCTTTACTACCTTTGACATTACTCAGATTCTCCTGAAGAAGCTGCATGAGATGGGCTATACGGGTCGATAA